Proteins from a genomic interval of Cucumis melo cultivar AY chromosome 7, USDA_Cmelo_AY_1.0, whole genome shotgun sequence:
- the LOC103493505 gene encoding ent-kaurene oxidase, with product MAVVTDPLASMQLLANTLPAPPYAAAAVLGGVSLVLSVFLVADCRKKRRNFLPPVPAVPGVPVLGNLLQLKEKKPHKTFARWAETYGPVYSIRTGASTVIVLNTTEVAKEAMVTRYGSISSRKLSKALTILTADKCMVAMSDYNEFHKMVKRYILANVLGANAQKKHRQRRDAMIENISRELFAHVKEFPSDTVNFRKIFESELFRLALKETLGKDIESIYVDGLGTTLPREDLFRILVIDPMEGAIEVDWRDFFPYLRWIPNKSVENKIRNMDFRRRMTMKSLIQEPKRRIAAGEETNCYADFLLSEAKTLTEDQISMLLWETIIETSDTTLVVTEWAMYELSKDPKRQDYLYQQIQSVCGSSTLTEENLSQLPYLTAIFHETLRKHSPVPVVPLRYAHEDTQLGGYFVPAGSEIAVNIYACNMDKNHWENPEEWKPERFLDEKYDPMDLHKTMAFGGGKRVCAGALKAMLIACTTIGRMVQEFEWKLREGEEEKVDTLGLTARKLQPLHVVIKPRNN from the exons ATGGCGGTTGTTACTGATCCCCTTGCTTCTATGCAACTTCTCGCCAATACCCTTCCAGCTCCGCCGTATGCGGCCGCCGCCGTTCTGGGTGGCGTCTCTCTGGTGCTTTCTGTGTTTCTTGTTGCTGATTGTAGAAAGAAACGTCGGAATTTTCTCCCTCCGGTGCCGG CGGTCCCGGGGGTTCCGGTGTTGGGGAATCTGTTGCAGTTGAAGGAGAAGAAGCCTCACAAGACATTTGCTCGATGGGCCGAGACGTACGGTCCGGTTTATTCAATAAGAACCGGCGCTTCCACTGTGATTGTTCTCAACACCACAGAGGTTGCCAAAgag GCTATGGTGACGAGGTATGGTTCGATTTCGAGTCGAAAGCTAAGCAAAGCTCTTACAATCTTGACTGCTGATAAGTGTATGGTTGCTATGAGTGATTACAATGAGTTTCACAAGATGGTGAAGAGATATATATTGGCTAATGTGTTGGGGGCTAATGCTCAG AAGAAACACAGACAAAGGAGAGACGCCATGATCGAGAATATTTCTAGGGAGTTGTTTGCTCATGTGAAGGAGTTTCCATCAGACACTGTTAATTTTCGGAAGATCTTCGAATCCGAACTCTTTCGTCTCGCGCTTAAAGAA ACGCTTGGTAAGGATATTGAGTCGATATATGTCGATGGGCTCGGTACGACATTGCCGAGGGAAGATCTGTTTAGGATTTTAGTGATTGATCCAATGGAGGGTGCGATTGAGGTTGATTGGAGGGATTTCTTCCCATATTTGAGATGGATTCCAAACAAGAGTGTGGAGAATAAAATAAGGAATATGGATTTTCGAAGGCGAATGACAATGAAGAGCCTAATCCAGGAGCCGAAGAGACGAATTGCAGCAGGGGAG GAGACGAATTGCTATGCCGATTTCTTGTTATCTGAAGCGAAAACACTTACCGAGGATCAAATATCCATGTTGCTTTGGGAGACGATCATTGAAACTTCCGACACAACTCTAGTTGTAACAGAGTGGGCTATGTATGAACTTTCAAAAGATCCAAAACGACAG GACTATCTATATCAGCAAATACAGAGTGTTTGTGGATCTTCAACGCTTACTGAAGAAAACTTGTCACAGCTTCCATATCTGACTGCTATTTTTCATGAAACTCTTCGGAAGCATAGTCCGGTCCCAGTCGTCCCATTACGGTATGCGCATGAAGACACCCAGCTAGGCGGGTACTTTGTTCCTGCAGGGAGTGAG ATCGCTGTGAACATTTACGCGTGCAACATGGACAAGAATCATTGGGAAAACCCTGAGGAATGGAAGCCAGAGAGGTTTCTGGATGAGAAGTATGATCCAATGGATTTGCACAAAACCATGGCCTTTGGAGGAGGGAAGAGGGTGTGTGCAGGTGCTCTCAAGGCAATGCTGATAGCTTGCACAACCATTGGAAGAATGGTTCAAGAGTTTGAGTGGAAGCTGAGAGAAGGAGAAGAGGAGAAGGTCGACACTCTTGGCCTCACCGCTCGCAAGCTCCAGCCACTGCACGTAGTCATAAAACCGAGAAACAACTAA
- the LOC127150295 gene encoding uncharacterized protein LOC127150295, with protein sequence MIKLPIVVFHSGQWDDTNSYLNYKTTGVLVDEMMSFENFVSLILREVLFDASPSSIQLSILLDYGITNIQTVVQIQEDKDVTWFLSLVKGQITRHPLVAHAIAHVPDMDLEWSSVVDSGMDNLCSLLPSSSIDDDFQILTDIHVSSLSSTFDLKEKDMFASKELLSKSFYYIAIKNNFEFKTVRSNSKSIEFKCSQDNCPWYVRASRYKGGELWRLRKYIANHNCSINVIQTTHKQASASLISDCIGKDFSSFDRSTPNDIMIHMRTKLGVNVSYYKAWRAKELVMNSLNGEAKESYALIPNFFMKLKEINPGSFTAYETDTEGHFKYCFMAIGACIEGWKYCRPNISVDGTFLKSKYGGTLLTASTIDGNNQIFPLAFSIVDSENDASWRWFFENIKNSLGDREDLVVISDRHLSIPKSVHNVFPNAEYCVCLQHLLKSLKLIYKDPIIDKLFFRCGKAYTVVDFETNMRWMESMYPSIRDYLSKVSFEKWARAYCTRKRYQMMTTNISESLNAVLKESRDLPVAALLDSIRQILQNWFYDRRKVACCMRTVLTSWAEGELRIQHQNSRSFTVNAINDVEFQVIDGRKQFIVRLDCKSCTCRVWDLDEIPCAHALAVLRGRNMNTYSFVSKYFLSSTLISTYTGSVRPVGNHANWKSIGIENNILPPTFKRRAGRPRKQRILSIGEKKSHSRCSHCHRAGHNCRNCKFPPFLQ encoded by the exons ATGATTAAACTTCCCATAGTAGTGTTTCACAGTGGACAGTGGGATGATACAAATAGTTACTTGAATTACAAGACTACAGGTGTATTGGTTGATGAGATGATgtcttttgaaaattttgtgagtttgatattaagagaagttctATTTGATGCATCTCCTTCTTCAATACAACTGTCAATTTTATTGGATTATGGTATCACTAATATTCAAACTGTGGTTCAAATTCAAGAGGATAAAGATGTTACTTGGTTTCTAAGTTTAGTTAAAGGGCAAATTAcaagacatccattagttgcccatgCTATTGCTCATGTCCCTGATATGGATTTAGAATGGTCTAGTGTTGTTGACAGTGGGATGGATAATTTGTGTTCTTTGCTGCCTTCTTCTTCCATTGATGACGATTTTCAAATTCTTACGGATATTCATGTTAGTAGCTTGTCTTCTACATTTGATTTGAAAGAAAAGGATATGTTTGCTAGCAAGGAATTACTATCAAAGTCATTTTACTACATTGCTATAAAGAACAACTTTGAGTTCAAGACTGTGAGATCAAATTCTAAATCTATTGAGTTTAAGTGCTCCCAAGATAATTGTCCATGGTATGTTCGTGCATCTCGTTACAAGGGTGGGGAATTATGGCGGCTAAGGAAGTATATTGCTAATCACAATTGCTCCATAAATGTTATTCAAACTACTCATAAACAAGCATCTGCATCACTGATTAGTGATTGTATTGGAAAAGACTTTAGTTCTTTTGATCGTTCAACTCCAAATGATATTATGATTCACATGCGTACTAAACTTGGTGTAAATGTTAGCTACTATAAAGCGTGGAGGGCAAAGGAACTTGTTATGAATTCTTTGAATGGTGAAGCAAAAGAATCTTATGCCTTGATTCCAAACTTTTTCATGAAACTAAAAGAAATTAACCCAG gTTCATTCACTGCTTATGAAACTGATACAGAGGGACATTTTAAGTACTGTTTTATGGCTATTGGAGCATGCATTGAAGGATGGAAATATTGTAGGCCCAATATATCAGTTGACGGTACatttttgaaatctaaatatGGTGGAACTCTTTTGACAGCCTCAACAATTGATGGTAATAATCAAATTTTCCCATTGGCCTTTAgtattgtagattctgaaaatgatgcatCATGGAGATGGTTTTTTGAGAATATAAAGAATAGTTTAGGGGATCGGGAAGATTTAGTTGTAATATCTGATCGACATTTAAGTATCCCAAAAAGTGTTCATAATGTTTTTCCAAATGCTGAATATTGCGTTTGTTTGCAACACCTTCTAAAAAGTTTGAAGTTGATATATAAGGACCCTATAATTGATAAGCTCTTCTTTAGATGTGGAAAAGCATATACAGTTGTTGATTTTGAGACTAACATGAGATGGATGGAGTCTATGTATCCTAGTATACGAGACTATCTTAGTAAGGTTAGTTTTGAAAAGTGGGCTCGAGCATATTGTACAAGGAAAAGATATCAAATGATGACTACAAACATTTCAGAAAGCTTAAATGCAGTTCTAAAAGAATCTAGAGATTTGCCCGTTGCAGCATTACTCGATTCTATCAGACAAATACTTCAAAATTGGTTTTATGATCGAAGAAAAGTTGCATGTTGTATGAGAACTGTTTTAACTAGTTGGGCTGAGGGAGAATTACGAATTCAACATCAAAACTCAAGAAGCTTCACA gtTAATGCTATTAAtgatgttgaatttcaagtgatTGATGGAAGAAAACAATTTATTGTACGGTTAGATTGCAAATCATGTACCTGTCGCGTTTGGGATCTTGATGAAATTCCATGTGCCCACGCTCTTGCTGTTCTTCGTGGGCGTAATATGAATACTTACTCTTTTGTTTCCAAGTATTTTTTGTCAAGTACTTTGATTTCAACTTATACTGGATCAGTTCGTCCGGTTGGGAACCATGCCAATTGGAAATCTATTGGGATTGAGAATAACATACTACCTCCAACTTTCAAGCGTCGAGCAGGACGACCGcgaaaacaaagaatattatCAATTGGCGAGAAGAAAAGTCACTCAAGATGCAGCCATTGTCATCGTGCTGGTCACAATTGTAGAAATTGCAAATTTCCACCATTTTTACAGTGA
- the LOC103493887 gene encoding beta-glucosidase 18-like isoform X1: protein MALIKTLQFLLILFLSAQSFAQDEEIKRSDFPNHFFFGTSTSSYQIEGGFVEDGRGKSNWDVFSHIPGKIKDNDTGDVADDHYHRFTEDIELMSSMAMNAYRFSISWTRILPKGRFGDVNRRGIIFYNKIIDNLLLKGIEPFVTIHHHDLPDELDKRYGSWMSSQMQEDFVYFAKICFEEFGDRVKHWITINEPNLVTLMAYIRGVYPPAHCSPPFGNCSAGNSDIEPLIVMHNMLLAHAKAVFLYRTHFQKKQGGSIGITAVGHMYEPLTNHEFDIEAVDRALIFNFAWVYDPIVYGDYPKEMREVFGSQLPSFSKTEKSIIKGSLDYICVNHYTTLYTKDCLHSPCSNGGDRPIKGFLDTTGYRDSVSIGDPTGVDRFFVVPRGLEKIINYIRQRYPNNPIVVTENGYSMPPSDGKTLEDIINDTKRVNFHKNYLASLVRAMRNGADVRGYFVWSLMDNFEWIDGFTTRFGLWYVDFQTLERHPKLSAHWFASFLGGNLHQLTKSSSIIDKKKNTFHSLTYD from the exons ATGGCCCTCATCAAAACCCTTCAATTTCTCCTCATCCTTTTCCTTTCCGCTCAAAGTTTTGCCCAAGACGAAGAAATCAAAAGATCAGATTTTCCAAACCATTTCTTCTTTGGAACTTCCACATCCTCCTACCAG ATTGAAGGGGGTTTTGTTGAAGATGGAAGGGGAAAGAGTAATTGGGATGTTTTTTCTCATATTCCAG GAAAAATTAAGGACAATGACACCGGAGATGTGGCCGACGATCACTACCACCGGTTTACG GAAGATATTGAACTGATGAGTTCTATGGCGATGAATGCTTATCGGTTTTCCATTTCTTGGACCCGAATTTTGCCCA AAGGAAGATTTGGTGACGTTAATAGAAGAGGGATAATCTTCTACAACAAAATCATTGACAATTTGTTGCTTAAAG GCATAGAACCGTTCGTGACAATTCACCATCATGATCTCCCTGATGAACTTGACAAAAGATATGGAAGTTGGATGAGCTCTCAAATGCA GGAAGATTTTGTGTATTTTGCAAAAATTTGTTTCGAAGAGTTTGGAGATCGAGTGAAGCATTGGATTACAATAAACGAGCCAAATTTGGTGACATTGATGGCTTATATAAGAGGAGTTTACCCACCAGCCCACTGCTCGCCGCCTTTTGGAAACTGTTCTGCTGGGAATTCTGATATTGAGCCTCTCATTGTCATGCACAACATGTTGCTTGCCCATGCCAAGGCCGTTTTCCTCTATCGCACCCATTTTCAG AAAAAACAAGGTGGATCCATAGGAATAACGGCGGTTGGTCACATGTATGAACCGCTAACCAATCATGAATTTGATATAGAAGCTGTGGACAGAGCCTTGATTTTCAACTTTGCCTg GGTATATGATCCTATCGTGTATGGAGATTACCCTAAGGAAATGCGAGAAGTTTTTGGAAGTCAACTTCCAAGTTTCTCGAAGACAGAGAAAAGTATTATAAAAGGAAGTTTGGACTACATTTGTGTCAATCACTATACCACACTTTATACAAAAGATTGTCTTCATTCTCCCTGCTCTAATGGTGGAGATCGCCCCATAAAAGGATTTCTTGACACCACGGGGTATCGAGATTCTGTTTCCATTGGAGATCCA ACGGGAGTAGACAGATTCTTTGTTGTTCCAAGAGGTTTGGAAAAAATCATCAACTATATCAGACAAAGGTATCCCAACAACCCCATCGTTGTCACCGAAAATG gATATTCTATGCCACCATCCGATGGAAAGACACTTGAAGACATAATAAATGACACGAAACGAGTCAATTTCCATAAGAACTACCTTGCTTCCTTGGTTAGAGCAATGAG GAATGGTGCTGATGTGAGAGGGTATTTTGTATGGTCCTTAATGGACAACTTTGAATGGATCGATGGATTCACTACAAGGTTTGGGCTTTGGTATGTGGACTTTCAAACACTTGAACGACACCCCAAACTTTCGGCCCATTGGTTTGCTTCCTTCCTTGGCGGCAACCTACATCAACTTACTAAATCTTCTTCCattatagataaaaaaaaaaatacctttcATTCTCTCACCTATGATTAA
- the LOC103493887 gene encoding probable inactive beta-glucosidase 14 isoform X2, whose protein sequence is MSSMAMNAYRFSISWTRILPKGRFGDVNRRGIIFYNKIIDNLLLKGIEPFVTIHHHDLPDELDKRYGSWMSSQMQEDFVYFAKICFEEFGDRVKHWITINEPNLVTLMAYIRGVYPPAHCSPPFGNCSAGNSDIEPLIVMHNMLLAHAKAVFLYRTHFQKKQGGSIGITAVGHMYEPLTNHEFDIEAVDRALIFNFAWVYDPIVYGDYPKEMREVFGSQLPSFSKTEKSIIKGSLDYICVNHYTTLYTKDCLHSPCSNGGDRPIKGFLDTTGYRDSVSIGDPTGVDRFFVVPRGLEKIINYIRQRYPNNPIVVTENGYSMPPSDGKTLEDIINDTKRVNFHKNYLASLVRAMRNGADVRGYFVWSLMDNFEWIDGFTTRFGLWYVDFQTLERHPKLSAHWFASFLGGNLHQLTKSSSIIDKKKNTFHSLTYD, encoded by the exons ATGAGTTCTATGGCGATGAATGCTTATCGGTTTTCCATTTCTTGGACCCGAATTTTGCCCA AAGGAAGATTTGGTGACGTTAATAGAAGAGGGATAATCTTCTACAACAAAATCATTGACAATTTGTTGCTTAAAG GCATAGAACCGTTCGTGACAATTCACCATCATGATCTCCCTGATGAACTTGACAAAAGATATGGAAGTTGGATGAGCTCTCAAATGCA GGAAGATTTTGTGTATTTTGCAAAAATTTGTTTCGAAGAGTTTGGAGATCGAGTGAAGCATTGGATTACAATAAACGAGCCAAATTTGGTGACATTGATGGCTTATATAAGAGGAGTTTACCCACCAGCCCACTGCTCGCCGCCTTTTGGAAACTGTTCTGCTGGGAATTCTGATATTGAGCCTCTCATTGTCATGCACAACATGTTGCTTGCCCATGCCAAGGCCGTTTTCCTCTATCGCACCCATTTTCAG AAAAAACAAGGTGGATCCATAGGAATAACGGCGGTTGGTCACATGTATGAACCGCTAACCAATCATGAATTTGATATAGAAGCTGTGGACAGAGCCTTGATTTTCAACTTTGCCTg GGTATATGATCCTATCGTGTATGGAGATTACCCTAAGGAAATGCGAGAAGTTTTTGGAAGTCAACTTCCAAGTTTCTCGAAGACAGAGAAAAGTATTATAAAAGGAAGTTTGGACTACATTTGTGTCAATCACTATACCACACTTTATACAAAAGATTGTCTTCATTCTCCCTGCTCTAATGGTGGAGATCGCCCCATAAAAGGATTTCTTGACACCACGGGGTATCGAGATTCTGTTTCCATTGGAGATCCA ACGGGAGTAGACAGATTCTTTGTTGTTCCAAGAGGTTTGGAAAAAATCATCAACTATATCAGACAAAGGTATCCCAACAACCCCATCGTTGTCACCGAAAATG gATATTCTATGCCACCATCCGATGGAAAGACACTTGAAGACATAATAAATGACACGAAACGAGTCAATTTCCATAAGAACTACCTTGCTTCCTTGGTTAGAGCAATGAG GAATGGTGCTGATGTGAGAGGGTATTTTGTATGGTCCTTAATGGACAACTTTGAATGGATCGATGGATTCACTACAAGGTTTGGGCTTTGGTATGTGGACTTTCAAACACTTGAACGACACCCCAAACTTTCGGCCCATTGGTTTGCTTCCTTCCTTGGCGGCAACCTACATCAACTTACTAAATCTTCTTCCattatagataaaaaaaaaaatacctttcATTCTCTCACCTATGATTAA